In the Salvelinus fontinalis isolate EN_2023a chromosome 34, ASM2944872v1, whole genome shotgun sequence genome, one interval contains:
- the LOC129833705 gene encoding uncharacterized PE-PGRS family protein PE_PGRS24-like isoform X5, whose product MLENTGSSGRLENTGRGGRLENTGSGGRLENTGSGGRLENTGSGGRLENTGSAGRLENTGSGGRLENTGSSGRLENTGSSGRLENTGSSGRLENTGSGGRLENIGSGGRLENTGSGGRLENTGSGGRLENTGSGGRLENTGSGGRLENTGSGGRLGNTGSGGRLENTGSGGRLENTGSGGRLENTGSGGRLENTGSGGRLENTGSGGRLENTGSGGRLGNTGSGGRLENTGSGGRLENTGSGGRLENTGSGGRLENSGGRLENTGSAGRLENTGSAGRLENTGSAGRLENTGSAGRLQNTGSAGRLENTGSAGRLENTGSAGRLENTGSAGRLENTGSAGRLENTGSAGRLENTGSAGRLENTGSAGRLENTGSAGRLENTGSAGRLENTGSAGRLENTGSAGRLENTGSAGRLENTGSAGRLENTGSAGRLENTGSAGRLENTGSAGRLENTGSAGRLENTGSAGRLENTGSAGRLENTGSAGRLENTGSAGRLENTGSAGRLENTGSAGRLENTGSAGRLENTGSAGRLENTGSAGRLENTGSAGRLENTGSAGRLENTGSAGRLENTGSAGRLENTGSAGRLENTGSAGRLENTGSAGRLENTGSAGRLENTGSAGRLENTGSAGRLENTGSAGRLENTGSAGRLENTGSAGRLENTGSAGRLENTGSGGRLENTGSAGRLENTGSAGRLENTGSAGRLENTGSAGRLENTGSAGRLENTGSAGRLENTGSAGRLENTGSAGRND is encoded by the exons atgttagagaatactggtagtagtgggaggttagagaatactggtaggggtgggaggttagagaatactggtagcggtgggaggttagagaatactggtagcggtgggaggttagagaatactggtagcggtgggaggttagagaatactggtagcgctgggaggttagagaatactggtagcggtgggaggttagagaatactggtagtagtgggaggttagagaatactggtagtagtgggaggttagagaatactggtagtagtgggaggttagagaatactggtagtggtgggaggttagagaatattggtagtggtgggag gttagagaatactggtagcggtgggaggttagagaatactggtagcggtgggaggttagagaatactggtagcggtgggaggttagagaatactggtagcggtgggaggttagagaatactggtagcggtgggaggttagggaatactggtagcggtgggaggttagagaatactggtagcggtgggag gttagagaatactggtagcggtgggaggttagagaatactggtagcggtgggaggttagagaatactggtagcggtgggaggttagagaatactggtagcggtgggaggttagagaatactggtagcggtgggaggttagggaatactggtagcggtgggaggttagagaatactggtagcggtgggaggttagagaatactggtagcggtggaaggttagagaatactggtagcggtggAAGGTTAGAGAATAgtggtgggaggttagagaatactggtagcgctgggaggttagagaatactggtagcgctgggaggttagagaatactggtagcgctgggaggttagagaatactggtagcgctgggaggttacagaatactggtagcgctgggaggttagagaatactggtagcgctgggaggttagagaatactggtagcgctgggaggttagagaatactggtagcgctgggaggttagagaatactggtagcgctgggaggttagagaatactggtagcgctgggaggttagagaatactggtagcgctgggaggttagagaatactggtagcgctgggaggttagagaatactggtagcgctgggaggttagagaatactggtagcgctgggaggttagagaatactggtagcgctgggaggttagagaatactggtagcgctgggaggttagagaatactggtagcgctgggaggttagagaatactggtagcgctgggaggttagagaatactggtagcgctgggaggttagagaatactggtagcgctgggaggttagagaatactggtagcgctgggaggttagagaatactggtagcgctgggaggttagagaatactggtagcgctgggaggttagagaatactggtagcgctgggaggttagagaatactggtagcgctgggaggttagagaatactggtagcgctgggaggttagagaatactggtagcgctgggaggttagagaatactggtagcgctgggaggttagagaatactggtagcgctgggaggttagagaatactggtagcgctgggaggttagagaatactggtagcgctgggaggttagagaatactggtagcgctgggaggttagagaatactggtagcgctgggaggttagagaatactggtagcgctgggaggttagagaatactggtagcgctgggaggttagagaatactggtagcgctgggaggttagagaatactggtagcgctgggaggttagagaatactggtagcgctgggaggttagagaatactggtagcgctgggaggttagagaatactggtagcgctgggaggttagagaatactggtagcgctgggaggttagagaatactggtagcgctgggaggttagagaatactggtagcgctgggaggttagagaatactggtagcgctgggaggttagagaatactggtagcgctgggaggttagagaatactggtagcggtgggaggttagagaatactggtagcgctgggaggttagagaatactggtagcgctgggaggttagagaatactggtagcgctgggaggttagagaatactggtagcgctgggaggttagagaatactggtagcgctgggaggttagagaatactggtagcgctgggaggttagagaatactggtagcgctgggaggttagagaatactggtagcgctgggagAAATGACTAG
- the LOC129833705 gene encoding fibrinogen alpha-1 chain-like isoform X4 — protein sequence MLENTGSSGRLENTGRGGRLENTGSGGRLENTGSGGRLENTGSGGRLENTGSGGRLENTGSGGRLENTGSGGRLENTGSGGRLENTGSGGRLGNTGSGGRLENTGSGGRLENTGSGGRLENTGSGGRLENSGGRLENTGSAGRLENTGSAGRLENTGSAGRLQNTGSAGRLENTGSAGRLENTGSAGRLENTGSAGRLENTGSAGRLENTGSAGRLENTGSAGRLENTGSGGRLENTGSGGRLENTGSAGRLENTGSAGRLENTGSAGRLENTGSAGRLENIGSGGRLENTGSAGRLGNTGSGGRLENTGSGGRLENTGSGGRLENTGSGGRLENTGSGGRLENTGSGGRLGNTGSGGRLENTGSGGRLENTGSGGRLENTGSGGRLENSGGRLENTGSAGRLENTGSAGRLENTGSAGRLENTGSAGRLQNTGSAGRLENTGSAGRLENTGSAGRLENTGSAGRLENTGSAGRLENTGSAGRLENTGSAGRLENTGSAGRLENTGSAGRLENTGSAGRLENTGSAGRLENTGSAGRLENTGSAGRLENTGSAGRLENTGSAGRLENTGSAGRLENTGSAGRLENTGSAGRLENTGSAGRLENTGSAGRLENTGSAGRLENTGSAGRLENTGSAGRLENTGSAGRLENTGSAGRLENTGSAGRLENTGSAGRLENTGSAGRLENTGSAGRLENTGSAGRLENTGSAGRLENTGSAGRLENTGSAGRLENTGSAGRLENTGSAGRLENTGSAGRLENTGSAGRLENTGSAGRLENTGSAGRLENTGSAGRLENTGSAGRLENTGSGGRLENTGSAGRLENTGSAGRLENTGSAGRLENTGSAGRLENTGSAGRLENTGSAGRLENTGSAGRLENTGSAGRND from the exons atgttagagaatactggtagtagtgggaggttagagaatactggtaggggtgggaggttagagaatactggtagcggtgggaggttagagaatactggtagcggtgggaggttagagaatactggtagcggtgggag gttagagaatactggtagcggtgggaggttagagaatactggtagcggtgggaggttagagaatactggtagcggtgggaggttagagaatactggtagcggtgggaggttagagaatactggtagcggtgggaggttagggaatactggtagcggtgggaggttagagaatactggtagcggtgggaggttagagaatactggtagcggtggaaggttagagaatactggtagcggtggAAGGTTAGAGAATAgtggtgggaggttagagaatactggtagcgctgggaggttagagaatactggtagcgctgggaggttagagaatactggtagcgctgggaggttacagaatactggtagcgctgggaggttagagaatactggtagcgctgggaggttagagaatactggtagcgctgggaggttagagaatactggtagcgctgggaggttagagaatactggtagcgctgggaggttagagaatactggtagcgctgggaggttagagaatactggtagcgctgggaggttagagaatactggtagcggtggaaggttagagaatactggtagcggtggaaggttagagaatactggtagcgctgggaggttagagaatactggtagcgctgggaggttagagaatactggtagcgctgggaggttagagaatactggtagcgctgggaggttagagaatattggtagcggtgggaggttagagaatactggtagcgctgggaggttagggaatactggtagcggtgggaggttagagaatactggtagcggtgggaggttagagaatactggtagcggtgggaggttagagaatactggtagcggtgggaggttagagaatactggtagcggtgggaggttagagaatactggtagcggtgggaggttagggaatactggtagcggtgggaggttagagaatactggtagcggtgggaggttagagaatactggtagcggtggaaggttagagaatactggtagcggtggAAGGTTAGAGAATAgtggtgggaggttagagaatactggtagcgctgggaggttagagaatactggtagcgctgggaggttagagaatactggtagcgctgggaggttagagaatactggtagcgctgggaggttacagaatactggtagcgctgggaggttagagaatactggtagcgctgggaggttagagaatactggtagcgctgggaggttagagaatactggtagcgctgggaggttagagaatactggtagcgctgggaggttagagaatactggtagcgctgggaggttagagaatactggtagcgctgggaggttagagaatactggtagcgctgggaggttagagaatactggtagcgctgggaggttagagaatactggtagcgctgggaggttagagaatactggtagcgctgggaggttagagaatactggtagcgctgggaggttagagaatactggtagcgctgggaggttagagaatactggtagcgctgggaggttagagaatactggtagcgctgggaggttagagaatactggtagcgctgggaggttagagaatactggtagcgctgggaggttagagaatactggtagcgctgggaggttagagaatactggtagcgctgggaggttagagaatactggtagcgctgggaggttagagaatactggtagcgctgggaggttagagaatactggtagcgctgggaggttagagaatactggtagcgctgggaggttagagaatactggtagcgctgggaggttagagaatactggtagcgctgggaggttagagaatactggtagcgctgggaggttagagaatactggtagcgctgggaggttagagaatactggtagcgctgggaggttagagaatactggtagcgctgggaggttagagaatactggtagcgctgggaggttagagaatactggtagcgctgggaggttagagaatactggtagcgctgggaggttagagaatactggtagcgctgggaggttagagaatactggtagcgctgggaggttagagaatactggtagcgctgggaggttagagaatactggtagcgctgggaggttagagaatactggtagcgctgggaggttagagaatactggtagcgctgggaggttagagaatactggtagcgctgggaggttagagaatactggtagcgctgggaggttagagaatactggtagcgctgggaggttagagaatactggtagcggtgggaggttagagaatactggtagcgctgggaggttagagaatactggtagcgctgggaggttagagaatactggtagcgctgggaggttagagaatactggtagcgctgggaggttagagaatactggtagcgctgggaggttagagaatactggtagcgctgggaggttagagaatactggtagcgctgggaggttagagaatactggtagcgctgggagAAATGACTAG
- the LOC129833705 gene encoding fibrinogen alpha-1 chain-like isoform X3: MLENTGSSGRLENTGRGGRLENTGSGGRLENTGSGGRLENTGSGGRLENTGSAGRLENTGSGGRLENTGSGGRLENTGSGGRLENTGSGGRLENTGSGGRLENTGSGGRLGNTGSGGRLENTGSGGRLENTGSGGRLENTGSGGRLENSGGRLENTGSAGRLENTGSAGRLENTGSAGRLQNTGSAGRLENTGSAGRLENTGSAGRLENTGSAGRLENTGSAGRLENTGSAGRLENTGSAGRLENTGSGGRLENTGSGGRLENTGSAGRLENTGSAGRLENTGSAGRLENTGSAGRLENIGSGGRLENTGSAGRLGNTGSGGRLENTGSGGRLENTGSGGRLENTGSGGRLENTGSGGRLENTGSGGRLGNTGSGGRLENTGSGGRLENTGSGGRLENTGSGGRLENSGGRLENTGSAGRLENTGSAGRLENTGSAGRLENTGSAGRLQNTGSAGRLENTGSAGRLENTGSAGRLENTGSAGRLENTGSAGRLENTGSAGRLENTGSAGRLENTGSAGRLENTGSAGRLENTGSAGRLENTGSAGRLENTGSAGRLENTGSAGRLENTGSAGRLENTGSAGRLENTGSAGRLENTGSAGRLENTGSAGRLENTGSAGRLENTGSAGRLENTGSAGRLENTGSAGRLENTGSAGRLENTGSAGRLENTGSAGRLENTGSAGRLENTGSAGRLENTGSAGRLENTGSAGRLENTGSAGRLENTGSAGRLENTGSAGRLENTGSAGRLENTGSAGRLENTGSAGRLENTGSAGRLENTGSAGRLENTGSAGRLENTGSAGRLENTGSAGRLENTGSAGRLENTGSGGRLENTGSAGRLENTGSAGRLENTGSAGRLENTGSAGRLENTGSAGRLENTGSAGRLENTGSAGRLENTGSAGRND; the protein is encoded by the exons atgttagagaatactggtagtagtgggaggttagagaatactggtaggggtgggaggttagagaatactggtagcggtgggaggttagagaatactggtagcggtgggaggttagagaatactggtagcggtgggaggttagagaatactggtagcgctgggaggttagagaatactggtagcggtgggag gttagagaatactggtagcggtgggaggttagagaatactggtagcggtgggaggttagagaatactggtagcggtgggaggttagagaatactggtagcggtgggaggttagagaatactggtagcggtgggaggttagggaatactggtagcggtgggaggttagagaatactggtagcggtgggaggttagagaatactggtagcggtggaaggttagagaatactggtagcggtggAAGGTTAGAGAATAgtggtgggaggttagagaatactggtagcgctgggaggttagagaatactggtagcgctgggaggttagagaatactggtagcgctgggaggttacagaatactggtagcgctgggaggttagagaatactggtagcgctgggaggttagagaatactggtagcgctgggaggttagagaatactggtagcgctgggaggttagagaatactggtagcgctgggaggttagagaatactggtagcgctgggaggttagagaatactggtagcgctgggaggttagagaatactggtagcggtggaaggttagagaatactggtagcggtggaaggttagagaatactggtagcgctgggaggttagagaatactggtagcgctgggaggttagagaatactggtagcgctgggaggttagagaatactggtagcgctgggaggttagagaatattggtagcggtgggaggttagagaatactggtagcgctgggaggttagggaatactggtagcggtgggaggttagagaatactggtagcggtgggaggttagagaatactggtagcggtgggaggttagagaatactggtagcggtgggaggttagagaatactggtagcggtgggaggttagagaatactggtagcggtgggaggttagggaatactggtagcggtgggaggttagagaatactggtagcggtgggaggttagagaatactggtagcggtggaaggttagagaatactggtagcggtggAAGGTTAGAGAATAgtggtgggaggttagagaatactggtagcgctgggaggttagagaatactggtagcgctgggaggttagagaatactggtagcgctgggaggttagagaatactggtagcgctgggaggttacagaatactggtagcgctgggaggttagagaatactggtagcgctgggaggttagagaatactggtagcgctgggaggttagagaatactggtagcgctgggaggttagagaatactggtagcgctgggaggttagagaatactggtagcgctgggaggttagagaatactggtagcgctgggaggttagagaatactggtagcgctgggaggttagagaatactggtagcgctgggaggttagagaatactggtagcgctgggaggttagagaatactggtagcgctgggaggttagagaatactggtagcgctgggaggttagagaatactggtagcgctgggaggttagagaatactggtagcgctgggaggttagagaatactggtagcgctgggaggttagagaatactggtagcgctgggaggttagagaatactggtagcgctgggaggttagagaatactggtagcgctgggaggttagagaatactggtagcgctgggaggttagagaatactggtagcgctgggaggttagagaatactggtagcgctgggaggttagagaatactggtagcgctgggaggttagagaatactggtagcgctgggaggttagagaatactggtagcgctgggaggttagagaatactggtagcgctgggaggttagagaatactggtagcgctgggaggttagagaatactggtagcgctgggaggttagagaatactggtagcgctgggaggttagagaatactggtagcgctgggaggttagagaatactggtagcgctgggaggttagagaatactggtagcgctgggaggttagagaatactggtagcgctgggaggttagagaatactggtagcgctgggaggttagagaatactggtagcgctgggaggttagagaatactggtagcgctgggaggttagagaatactggtagcgctgggaggttagagaatactggtagcgctgggaggttagagaatactggtagcgctgggaggttagagaatactggtagcgctgggaggttagagaatactggtagcgctgggaggttagagaatactggtagcgctgggaggttagagaatactggtagcggtgggaggttagagaatactggtagcgctgggaggttagagaatactggtagcgctgggaggttagagaatactggtagcgctgggaggttagagaatactggtagcgctgggaggttagagaatactggtagcgctgggaggttagagaatactggtagcgctgggaggttagagaatactggtagcgctgggaggttagagaatactggtagcgctgggagAAATGACTAG
- the LOC129833705 gene encoding uncharacterized PE-PGRS family protein PE_PGRS24-like isoform X2 — translation MLENTGSSGRLENTGRGGRLENTGSGGRLENTGSGGRLENTGSGGRLENTGSAGRLENTGSGGRLENTGSSGRLENTGSSGRLENTGSSGRLENTGSGGRLENIGSGGRLENTGSGGRLENTGSGGRLENTGSGGRLENTGSGGRLENTGSGGRLENTGSGGRLENTGSGGRLENSGGRLENTGSAGRLENTGSAGRLENTGSAGRLQNTGSAGRLENTGSAGRLENTGSAGRLENTGSAGRLENTGSAGRLENTGSAGRLENTGSAGRLENTGSGGRLENTGSGGRLENTGSAGRLENTGSAGRLENTGSAGRLENTGSAGRLENIGSGGRLENTGSAGRLGNTGSGGRLENTGSGGRLENTGSGGRLENTGSGGRLENTGSGGRLENTGSGGRLGNTGSGGRLENTGSGGRLENTGSGGRLENTGSGGRLENSGGRLENTGSAGRLENTGSAGRLENTGSAGRLENTGSAGRLQNTGSAGRLENTGSAGRLENTGSAGRLENTGSAGRLENTGSAGRLENTGSAGRLENTGSAGRLENTGSAGRLENTGSAGRLENTGSAGRLENTGSAGRLENTGSAGRLENTGSAGRLENTGSAGRLENTGSAGRLENTGSAGRLENTGSAGRLENTGSAGRLENTGSAGRLENTGSAGRLENTGSAGRLENTGSAGRLENTGSAGRLENTGSAGRLENTGSAGRLENTGSAGRLENTGSAGRLENTGSAGRLENTGSAGRLENTGSAGRLENTGSAGRLENTGSAGRLENTGSAGRLENTGSAGRLENTGSAGRLENTGSAGRLENTGSAGRLENTGSAGRLENTGSAGRLENTGSAGRLENTGSAGRLENTGSGGRLENTGSAGRLENTGSAGRLENTGSAGRLENTGSAGRLENTGSAGRLENTGSAGRLENTGSAGRLENTGSAGRND, via the exons atgttagagaatactggtagtagtgggaggttagagaatactggtaggggtgggaggttagagaatactggtagcggtgggaggttagagaatactggtagcggtgggaggttagagaatactggtagcggtgggaggttagagaatactggtagcgctgggaggttagagaatactggtagcggtgggaggttagagaatactggtagtagtgggaggttagagaatactggtagtagtgggaggttagagaatactggtagtagtgggaggttagagaatactggtagtggtgggaggttagagaatattggtagtggtgggag gttagagaatactggtagcggtgggaggttagagaatactggtagcggtgggaggttagagaatactggtagcggtgggaggttagagaatactggtagcggtgggaggttagagaatactggtagcggtgggag gttagagaatactggtagcggtggaaggttagagaatactggtagcggtggAAGGTTAGAGAATAgtggtgggaggttagagaatactggtagcgctgggaggttagagaatactggtagcgctgggaggttagagaatactggtagcgctgggaggttacagaatactggtagcgctgggaggttagagaatactggtagcgctgggaggttagagaatactggtagcgctgggaggttagagaatactggtagcgctgggaggttagagaatactggtagcgctgggaggttagagaatactggtagcgctgggaggttagagaatactggtagcgctgggaggttagagaatactggtagcggtggaaggttagagaatactggtagcggtggaaggttagagaatactggtagcgctgggaggttagagaatactggtagcgctgggaggttagagaatactggtagcgctgggaggttagagaatactggtagcgctgggaggttagagaatattggtagcggtgggaggttagagaatactggtagcgctgggaggttagggaatactggtagcggtgggaggttagagaatactggtagcggtgggaggttagagaatactggtagcggtgggaggttagagaatactggtagcggtgggaggttagagaatactggtagcggtgggaggttagagaatactggtagcggtgggaggttagggaatactggtagcggtgggaggttagagaatactggtagcggtgggaggttagagaatactggtagcggtggaaggttagagaatactggtagcggtggAAGGTTAGAGAATAgtggtgggaggttagagaatactggtagcgctgggaggttagagaatactggtagcgctgggaggttagagaatactggtagcgctgggaggttagagaatactggtagcgctgggaggttacagaatactggtagcgctgggaggttagagaatactggtagcgctgggaggttagagaatactggtagcgctgggaggttagagaatactggtagcgctgggaggttagagaatactggtagcgctgggaggttagagaatactggtagcgctgggaggttagagaatactggtagcgctgggaggttagagaatactggtagcgctgggaggttagagaatactggtagcgctgggaggttagagaatactggtagcgctgggaggttagagaatactggtagcgctgggaggttagagaatactggtagcgctgggaggttagagaatactggtagcgctgggaggttagagaatactggtagcgctgggaggttagagaatactggtagcgctgggaggttagagaatactggtagcgctgggaggttagagaatactggtagcgctgggaggttagagaatactggtagcgctgggaggttagagaatactggtagcgctgggaggttagagaatactggtagcgctgggaggttagagaatactggtagcgctgggaggttagagaatactggtagcgctgggaggttagagaatactggtagcgctgggaggttagagaatactggtagcgctgggaggttagagaatactggtagcgctgggaggttagagaatactggtagcgctgggaggttagagaatactggtagcgctgggaggttagagaatactggtagcgctgggaggttagagaatactggtagcgctgggaggttagagaatactggtagcgctgggaggttagagaatactggtagcgctgggaggttagagaatactggtagcgctgggaggttagagaatactggtagcgctgggaggttagagaatactggtagcgctgggaggttagagaatactggtagcgctgggaggttagagaatactggtagcgctgggaggttagagaatactggtagcgctgggaggttagagaatactggtagcgctgggaggttagagaatactggtagcgctgggaggttagagaatactggtagcgctgggaggttagagaatactggtagcgctgggaggttagagaatactggtagcggtgggaggttagagaatactggtagcgctgggaggttagagaatactggtagcgctgggaggttagagaatactggtagcgctgggaggttagagaatactggtagcgctgggaggttagagaatactggtagcgctgggaggttagagaatactggtagcgctgggaggttagagaatactggtagcgctgggaggttagagaatactggtagcgctgggagAAATGACTAG